The genomic region CGCGGGGTCACCGCCGCCCCACACCCAGATGAGCACGCCGAAGAGAACGCCGGCGCCGATCCAGACCCCGCTCCAGACCAGCGCCTCGCGCAGCTCGATGACGTGGTTGTCCCGGTGGGAGAGCACGTCCACCGCGAGCATCACGGCGATGACTGCGGCCACCGCAGCCCAGGCCCAGAGCGGCACCGGAAATGTCGTGTCGCCCACCCGGCGCCCTCCGCATCGACCGCTCCACCGGGCTCTGCTTCCGCCGGTCGTCCTGGGACGACGGCTCCGAGGCACTGTCACTTCCGAGCCTAGGCGAGCCGCGGGGCCGGCGAGCCCGCTCCGGCGAAGTCGGCACCACGGCGGGACGCGCCGGCCCCGGGCGGGCTCAGGCCAGCGGGGTGACCCGGCCCGCCTCGACCAGGGCGGTGTCGTCCACGTCGAACGTGATCGTGTTCGACACCCGGACCACGCCGCTGACCCGGGCGGCGAGCCGGCCCGCGAGATCCGCGGCGGATCGACGGTCCACCCGCCCGGCCAGGGTGACCTCGCCGGCGCGGACCTGCACGGTGACCAGGCCGTCCCGGACGGCGAGGATCCGGTGCAGCACCTCCTGCACCACGTCCTCGCGGATCTCGGCGTCGGTGCGCAGGTGCACCCGGAGCAGGTCGCCGCGGGTCACGATGCCGACGAGCCGGCCGAGGTCGTCGAGCACCGGAAGCCGCTTCACCCGCTCCCGGTCCAGCTGCCGAGCCACCTCCGGCAGCGACGCCTCGGCGTACGTGGTGATCGCCGGCGCGGTCATCAGGTCCCGGGCGAGGAGCGCGTCGGCCTTCCCGCGGGCGCCGCGCCGGCGCCGGCTCTCGAAGATCCGCCGCTGCTCCGGCTCACCGCTGTGCTCGATCTTGTGCAGCAGATCCGCCTCGGACACCACGCCGAGCACCCGCCGGAACCCGTCGATCACCGGCGCCCCGCTGACGCCGCGCCGAACCAGCACGT from Micromonospora sp. WMMD812 harbors:
- a CDS encoding CBS domain-containing protein; its protein translation is MRTWQVGDVMTRDVATVQEATPYREIVDVLVRRGVSGAPVIDGFRRVLGVVSEADLLHKIEHSGEPEQRRIFESRRRRGARGKADALLARDLMTAPAITTYAEASLPEVARQLDRERVKRLPVLDDLGRLVGIVTRGDLLRVHLRTDAEIREDVVQEVLHRILAVRDGLVTVQVRAGEVTLAGRVDRRSAADLAGRLAARVSGVVRVSNTITFDVDDTALVEAGRVTPLA